A window of Mastomys coucha isolate ucsf_1 unplaced genomic scaffold, UCSF_Mcou_1 pScaffold1, whole genome shotgun sequence genomic DNA:
TCTCTCCCTAATTGTACAAGGCATTATCACAATCTCTATACTGggcttctcattttaaaaatatctgtattttacCATTTCGAAGACAATTGTTCATCTAACCTCATATGGGTCATTGGCTTGCCTCTGTTTATGTGATTTTTGCCTTATGACATCTCAAGGCATAGAGAACCTGGTTGGGCAGTGCtgcactgtgtgtgtttgtatatgtatgcgtgtatgtgtttgtatatgtatatatatgtgagtgtgtatgattatgtgcgtatgtatgtgaatgtgtttgtgtatgtatgtgtgtttatacatatgtgtatgtatgtgaatgtgtttgtatatgtatgtgtatttgtgtatgtatgtgtgtttatacatgtgtgtatgtgtatgtatgtgaatgtgtttgtagatgtatgtgtatttgtgtatgtatgtgtgtatgtatatgtatatatgtatgtgtttgtatgaatatgggtataaatatgtgtgtgtgtgtttttgtgtgaatTTGTCTATTATGTGCTTGGCTGTTTTTGTCTTCTAGGCTTAGAATAAACTGAGATGGACCCACAGGATCAAAGGAGGCTGCTATATCAGTTAATCTTGCAGCCCTGCTAGCCAGGAACATGCTATGCAGGCTGCAAACCCCCGGAAACTATGGgtgatgcctctgcctcctgagtgatggaattacaggcatgcatcaccacaccctgTTCATGCTAGGGAGTAGGATAGTTGTTAgtcctgtcaacttgacaggatccaCACTCAGtcaggagacacacctctgggtgtgtctgggagGGAGTTTCCAGATTaagttaactgaggtgggaagatgcaCCCGAAATATGGATGGCATCCCTCAGTGGGCTAGAACCCTGCACTGAACGAAAAGGAGCACTGAGCCTTCGTCTTCTCTGCTCCCAAGCACTGCCATAACGTACCAGCTTCTGCTTTTGCGTCCAACAAAGGACCCAcataaacccttcctttcttaagcTGCTCTTATCAGGCTGTTTGATACACTTTAGCAAAGTCTCTAATGCTGTGGTCTTATCACAAGAAAGGCTGGGTGGGAGAAGATGGAAGGGTGGCTTATTCCGATATGCCGCTGCTCTCACGGTGTGGGTATGTTTCCCAGGCAATTGCTTTCGGGCTCAGCCCTGTGATTTGCTCCTGGTTCCTGGTACAGTCCTGAAGAGGCCTCTCATGCTCTCTCTTGTCCTGTTATAATGTCCTTGTCATTAGATGTCCCCAGGAGCAGAGACAAGCTGTCTTCTGTGGCCACCCAGGTAATTTGACCCACTGCGACACTTCCGAGCCACACCAGAGCTTCCTGCTAGTCACTGCTTGTATTTGGCAGTATTCATTCGGCTGAGGTTCACATATATAGAATGGTCACGAATGGGAGACGGCTATTCTTATAGATAACCCCTAGACTTGGAAATGAAAAGTAAGGAAATCCACTGATGGTTGcaaaaggacaagaaaaaaaatggtgtccTGTGTGGAGAAACGCTTGGTGAAGATCTGTCTCTaagctagggatgtagctcattgGGTAGACTTCTTGCTTAGCATTCAGGAAACCAAGGGTTTTACACAGACTGAGCTTGGTGGCACCTGCCTGTAAATCCAGCCTCAGGAGGTGAAGGTAGGAGCATCAGAGATCCAAGGCTATCCTCATCTACATAGTTAACTTGAGGCCGTCCTGGGCTCCAGGAGTCCCTGGgtggtgtttgtttggttttgtttttgtttgcttgtttggttgtttttgctttttgtctttttgtttttttaaagctgtcTTTTAGGATACCTAGAGACCTTCACGATGTGGTCTATAGCAGGCTGATACGAAGCACCAGTAAGCAAATATATCTATAGAGAGAGTTCACCAAAGGAAATGTGGCAtggcttttgagatagggtgACCCAGTGTGTGGGAAACCAAGGCGATGTTTGAGAGGGAGATGGCTGTCAGGAGAGTGCCTGCCTGTGAATTCTCGGACCAAAGTTCCCACCATGGAACCCATGTTTAATAAAagaggcagacatggtggcacacacctttaatcctagcactcagaaagcagaccactgtgcttgaggccagcctggtctacagagtaagttctaggacaaccaggctatagagagaaaccctgtcttgaaacaaaaccagccaaccaaacaaaaattaaaaataaatgaataaataaagagctAGGTGTGATGACTTGTGCTAATGCCAGCACTGGTGAGGATGAGACAGGTGGAccctgggcttgctggccagccagctgaGCCTACAGGACAGTGAAAGACCTAGAACTAAAATAGGAAGTGGACAGTGCCCGAGAAATGAGAGCTTaggttgccctctggcctctacatatgtcttttttttttttttaaatactttgctttaatatttataggcatatgagcattttgcctacaGGTATTCGAGTACTTTGCATGCATACCTGGTGctcaaggaagtcagaagaatACATGGTTTCCCTTGAAATGcagttatggatgattgtgagccactacgtgggttctgggaacccaacctggatcctctgcaagagtgagTGTCCCTAACCATCTgtctatttctccagccctctatttTAACTTCCTATGTCTCCACGTGTCTCTGTGCCTGCACACGTGCTTGAGGGCacccagaggtcagaggagaatgtCGGGTCCCCCCAGAGCTAAAGTTGCAGTGGTTGTGAATCttttgacatggatgctgggaactgaactagggcCTCCTGCAAGAGcaaacaaatgctcttaatcactgagcgaTCACTCCAGCCCCTCGCTTGTTTTAATTGCTGTGCACTTGCATTCTCCCCAcgcttgtggtgtgtgtgtgtgtgtgtgtgtgtgtgtaggcatgcgcACTGCCACTGTAGaagtgcaggtcagaggacagccttgcatGCTGGGCCTTACCTTCTACCTTGAGAAGAGATCTCCGGATTTCTTTTCCATGTCACGGGCCAGGCTTGCTGGACCAGAACTTGTGTGGACTCTGGTTTTGTATGCCATCTTCCCATAGGTATGCTACTACTGCGGCTGGCTCTTATGTGGGTTGTGGGGATTTAAACCAACCAAGCTATAGTTCCTCCTTCTGAGGCTAAAGTTGCCCAATCACTGCCCAGGGCTGACTGTCAGTTTGCTGACCCAGGGTTCACCCTGTCTATCTGCCAGGAGGCTTCCCTAGGCTCAGGGTTCTAATCTCCCCTGGCCCTTCACCCAAGGCTGGTAGCTGTGCATCCTGGGCTTTCCCTGGCCTGCCTGGCAATCTCTGTAGCCAGCTTTGGTGATCTGCCCCCTTTCCCACACTTCACTCCCTTAGGTGATTCATCTCAAGGCCAACAGGATGGGTTCTAGGATCATCAGGAAACAAGGGCATGTCAGTTAAGGATTATCTAGATTGGGTAAACTGTGctgggaagatccaccttaacCATGGGCGGCGCCATCGCCATCGTAtggctggggtcctgggctgaGTGAAAGACATCTGGCTGACCATCAACATcgtcttcctctgcttcctgactgcggATGTCTCGTGGCGAGCACCTTACACTGTCATACATTCCCCACGAGGACAGACTGATTGATTGTATCCTTGAACTTTGACCCAAGGTAAACCCTgccccttaagttgcttttgtctgctATTTGATCACGGCATGAAGAAGTAACCAAAACACCTCCAACTCAAAAAGGGTATCCACCGCAGGAACCACAGACTGTGCCTGGGTCTGTCTTGAGATTTGGCATACTGGGACTTCAGCTACATGACTCAGCTGTGCTGAGCTCACTCGTATCCCAGTCTTGGCAAACTATTAAGACCTAcctaagccgggcagtgatggtgcatgcctttaatcccagcacttgggaggcagaggcagaggcaggtggatttctgagttcaaggccagcctggtctacagtacagagtgagttccaggacagccagggctactcagagaaaccctgcctcgaaaaaccaaaaaaaaaaaaaaaaaaaaaaaaaaaaaaggcctgtcTGTCCCCACCCCAAAGTGACAGAAAGCAAACAGCCAGTAAATGATTTTGAATTAAGCCTGTCTGGGTTAAGGTGGGGTAGTCAGTTTTGACACTGTTATGAAAAATATACAGCCCAATTTTTGTTCAAATGCACCAAATTTACTGCCTGGATTCTCATTAACTACTGTCAAGGGAAAAGCAGATCGACAagataaattatgaaaaaattatttttaatgtacaaaaaaagacttatttacaaGTTGAGCATGTCATCTCAATTTATAGCATGTAGAAAAAGCTAAAAATGTTTGGCAATATAAATTTGGCTGGACCAAATTTGGATTCACCCACAGTCTATTCAGGCATGACGATGTCTACACAAAATAGATACAGACAGAGAATGGAAGCGAGGGCCTATGTCAGGCAATGAGCCCTTGAGAGCCAGAGACCCAGGGGCACGGCCCAGAGCTGTCATTTAGCGTTGGTCCTGTCTCTGGATTGTAAACAGAGAAGTTTGCTGCCCCGGGACACGGAGGGTCCAGACTCTGTTAAGAAGTTCCTCACCACAGCCAAAGTCCTGGCCAGAAGGAAGCTCCAAGTGGTGAGGTTTGGCTTGGCAAAGTTTCTATTAACTCAAAGGGACAGGTTTgggatgtgcacatgtgtatggtgGATGGAGGTATGAGTTCACCCTGCAGTGCGCTCTGGACCGACTCTTTTTGGAGTCAGTTTCCACATGCCACTTCTTATCTGGGGGCAGGCCATACCAAACAAGCAAATTCAGTTAAGAGTTCCTCCAAGTCCAAGAATTCAACCTTCCGCTCAACCACAAACACCATGCATGTCATCATTGGTCCATGCCAAATAACCCGGAGAGGAGGGTAGAGGTCAGGGAGGGGCCAGAAAGTGTGGAGGCTGCAGGTGGTGGTTCAGTGTTGACTGTTGGCCCCAGCACGGTGTGGAGGAGCCCTGGAATCTCCCATGGGAGAGTGGTCAGATAGTGCACTGGAGAAATAGGAGCGGGTAAACATGTGACTTCCTTTTCCTGGGGAAGGTCTCTTTCGCCTTGAGGCCCTGTCCATTCCTAGTCCACAGCAACCCAAGGTTTGTAGACACAGGAGGGGCTTCACTGTACACTTCAGAACACTGTAAACAGGCCAGGAGagcccccccagcccccagagtAAAATCCGTATTTTATTACTTCTTCTCCACTCAGGAAATCTGCTGGTCCCACTCAACCTAAGGACATGGAGATGCTACCGTGACGGAGGAGACTATAATATCCCAGGGGATGGATGCACCTTCCTCCTCTGTGGTGAGCAACCTTGGCGAGCTAGCTTCGTGGAAGAATCCAGCGGAAGCAGTGATCCCTTCTCCTTGCAGGTGGTGGGACGGCAAACTTATCTCAGAGCGGAGAGTATCGGCATGGTGTCAGATTCAAACCCAGAGTGGCCCCCCTCCCCTCTTTGGGCATGCACTTAGAAAGCCCTTGGCCAAAGTACTCTCTCATTAGCTGAATGCTAGAGGCGAAGAAGCCAGAACCTCAGAGTCTCATAAACACCGAAGGCCAGCAAACATCACATAAACAAGTTTCTTTCTGAGTAAGACTTCGAGTGTCCCCCAGAATAGGTCGAACAGCAGAGAGGATGCCCCTTGATCTTCTCTTAAAATATCTGCAAGAGACCCACGGGCATGGCCCAGAGCTGTCACTTGGAGTTGGCCATCGCCCAACCCCTCTCGGGCCTAATGGACACTTTTGGACAACGAGAACAGATTAGATCCTCATATTTCAAGAAGATACTGTTGCTCGGGTCTACTGTGCCAGGAGCCAGGGCCTCTATCTAGGTCATCATATTTAAAAACTTGTTCTCTTCAGCCAGGCTGGTGAGCATAGAGCTCATGTCCCCCACAGCCATGTTGCTGATGCCCGCAGGGATGGAAGGCAGTGTCAAGGAATTCCGGGGTGTGGTGAGGCGTGAGGAATTCTGGGAGAGATTGTGTAGAAGGGTTGGGCTCAGTGCCCCAGAAAACAAACTCGAGTGATCACCATCGTCCATGATGGCATCAAAGTCAATCTGGGGGGGCTCCAGGAGCTGGGAGTCCACAGTGCTGGACACCTGGTTGACTCCTGGCGAAGGCAGAGGCTCAGGCTGGATACCGTCTGAGCAAGCTTGTGGCTGTGGCGGCTGGGGCTGCATGGCTGGGCAGCCTCCATTCTGTTCATACATGTGGATCTGACCATAGTAGTAGAGCGTGTTCTGATCCTGTGGCCGCCCCGTGTCCTGAGATGGCTGAGGAGCGAGGGATACCATGGTCCCCGCGGCTCCCTTGGGCAGAGCTTCTGCTGTCTCTTGGTTGGCTGATGGGACCATGGCTTGGCCAGCGGTCCTGGCGTACAACTGTTGTTGCCCAGTACGTACTCCACGGTGACGGCTAGCTGTGTTGGGTTCAAGGGGTGGCCGAGGCTGCATGAGACCAAAGCCTGTGTTCTGCTGGGACTCCATGAAGCTAGGTTGACGGGATGACAGAAGGTTGGAGCCCTGTTGGTAGATGTCCTGCTGGGGATAGCTCAGGACTGGGTGAGGTTGTGACACTGCAGCCAGGGATGAATTGGAGATCCCAAGCTCCCGTGGATGGCCACTCACGATGGTGGCGTTGGGGACAACTTCCATTTGCTGAGGGAGTCCCAGGTGGCTGGGTTTGGCTGCCATGTTGCTGCAGGATGGGGAAAACTGGTTCAGAGATCCGCTGACAATGTTCGGGCTCAGCTGAGGGTGGGCTTGGCTATAGCTGGCCTGTGGGCTCATGGCTGCAGCCATACCCAGACACTGGGTGCCTGCGGCTGGCTGTCGAGGCTGTTGTGTGTAGTTCCCTCTTGATGCAGACGGGGCTCCTCGAGGCTGTAGGTGTGGCTGGGTGCTGTCTAGACCTCCGGAGCTGCTCTGCAGGGTTTGTGGACTATACCCCGGATACTGGCCAAAGACTGGCTTCTGCTGAACCACAGGCAGGTTGCTGTGAGGAATAGGACTCGGCTTCACTTGGGTAGGCAGGGTATCCACGGTGCCGGAACTCACCTCATTCCACTGCACAGGCATGTTGCTCTTGCTGAGGTTGGAGGAGGGGCTATAGCTCAGCTGGCAGCCCCCCAGTCCAGGAGCAGAAGGGCCCACGTTGGAGTCAGCGGCTGCTAGCCTGCGGTGGCCCTGTAGCCCAGGACTGGGCAGTTTAGAGTTCTCAGGGAAGCCAGTACCTTCTGTGGGATACACCTGCCGAGTGCCATCATCCAAGGTGCCACTGGTGTGAGCCTTGATGTACTGTACCACATCATCCGGCAGCACCAGCTCATCCTCCACCAGCCCCAGGTCACACTCTAGCCCTGTACCATCTACCCCAGCAGCCACGGCCTCCATCACCACGTTCTCATTGATGCTAGGGGGTCTGGGAGAGTAGGCGTTGCGGGTCAGGTTACTGTCTATGCTGGGGTGTACGTGCAGGCCACGCCGATCAGTGCAGGGTGGCAGTGAACCTGGATTCATGTTGTGGGTACTGTGGAAACGTTGCACTCGAGGCAGAATAAGGGGGTCAGGGCGCCGCACAGGATCGCTGGCCCTCCGCGTGCTGCTGTTTGGCCCCTCGTGGGGGAAGGCAGGAGCCGCACCTACATAGCCATGGCCATGACCGTGGCTATAGGTAGGCCCGTCGCTGCCACGCCGTGGCCCCAGTGGATGTGGGCAGGCGCCAGGCAGTGCACGCTCAGGAGCATCCAGTAATGCCAGGCGGGTACGAAGGCTCACGCGATCGAGGCCCGGCAGTGGCGTGGGCGGTGGTCCACCTGTGGCCGCTGCGTACTTGGCGCGCAGGTTGTACTGCTGCGCAGGCGTGAGGTTGAGCAGCCCTGGGCCACCGCCACTGCACTGGCTGGCCTCACTGGAGCGCCGAGAGGCATCTGTGGAGATGGGGTCATAGGAGTCCGCTGAGCTGGCATTGTGCGGGCGTATGCCACCGAGAGGCGAAGCCTCGCTGGAACGACGGCTGGAGAAGTACGGGGAGATGCCAGAGGAGCGGCGGCTCACAGTGTAGGCCGAGCTCATGGTGCTGGTGGAGCTGTCTCGTCGTTCCTGCAGCTGGCTCAGCATCGTCACTTCGGTCAGCTCTGGTAGCCGCTGGTTGGGCAGCGCTGGTGGCAGTCCCGCTGGCCCACCACCCCCAGAATTGTTGAAGTTTTCCAGGACAGaacctaggaaaaaaaaacagaggggtCACAGGAGGCTATGCTTCGCAGGACACAAGCTCCCTGGGCTGTTTTCCAAAACCAAAGGATCACCCACGTCTTGTCTAGTAGAGGTAGTAGAACTAGGAACCAgttcccctacccacccctcTTGACAAGACTGATCCTGGAGCCCCATCGCAAGGCCAGGTACACAGCAGGCACTCCATAGTAGAAGAGTTATGGGTacaagaaaggaagatgggagccaggtgaggtggcacacataatcccagcccttgggaggcagaggcaggcagatctctgcgtttgagcccagcctggcctacaaagtgagttccaggacagccagagcagcacagagaaaccACCCCAGTTTTTTTTTAGCTATATATAAAATTCATCTGTACCTATGGTTAGTGACAGCAGGGCTCAGGTATCCCAGGTTAGCCTGTTAACCAAAGATGacctttctgatcctcctgcctctaccttttgaGTGCTGGAGTTACCGGTGTGTACCACCGCACGCTGTTAATTTGGTACTGAGCACTGAGCTTAGGGCTGTGTGCATATGGAGCtaacactccaccaactgagccacgCAGCcaacatttgctttgttttgaggcagggtctctctaggcTATATAGACTGATCTTAGAGTAGGCAAAGGAGAAGCCAGCCCAAGATGGCAGAGGCCAGTCATGGCCTCTCCCAGCACTTCAGGGCTGAGATGGGTGAGCCGGTGGTCACCTTCCCTAGGTACAGTCATGACCTGAGTGCAGGCAGCTGTCTGCAATCCAAGAGAGTCCCAGACGTGCCATGTTCACAGATTCGTGGCAGGAATCCTTCTAACAGTGGGGTTTGCCAATGTATACCACTAGAGGGGGGCAGCCTGGTGTCTATGTGCCCAGCGGCACTTCAGAGATGCTCTTGGAGATAAAAGAACCTCTGAGaactcccccttccccctgctcgtTCCCCATGGAAGGTACCTCCTCAGCACATCAGTGACTCAGCTCTGTGGTGCTCTGGCACTCTGTGACTCACTCAGCCTGCGAATCTGACCCCGGGTCCTTTGGGACGGCAAGCGTTCTGCCCTCCTTTCCTTAAAGCCTTTGCCTTGATGCCCTAAATGCTGAATGCCTAGATAAGGGAGGAGCCACAGCCTATGCCCAGAGGCCGACGGCAGCACGCAAGCATGAAGAACAGCATGCACACTGGAGCGGCACAGACCTGAGCTAAGGCTCACTTACGGCTGGGGTTGGTTGGGGTACCTTCGCCTCTCTGAGCCTGTTTCCTTTCCATGCCGCACAACCTGGGACTGAAGCAGGCAAGTGCGTGGAAGGCTCAGTAGCCGGGCTTCACCGGGATCACACTGCGCGCACCCCTTGGCCGGCAGAGTACCTCCACATTTGCAGCTTGCCCTTCACTGAGCTTCACTAGTACCCCTCTCCAAGCCAAAGAACCTGGTCCACTTTGATCTCTAGTTCCCTACCAACCCGTAAGGAAGCTTTAGAGGCCAGACAGACAACCTACAACCAAGGAACCAGGTGCGTGTGCAGTAACGTAAACTATATCCCTTGAGTGAAATTTTAAGGAGAATCCTCCATTTACCGTGTTATTCTTGCATATGAttgggtgtgtgtatgggtaaAATTAAGGTCTGTCCAAAGAACTAAGGCTTACTCGTAACCTAAGCCTGTCAATCAAACACAAGGGATCACCCACACCTTGTCACCTAGCaaccagctcctcctcctcctcctagacTTCCTAGAGGAACTTTTGAGCTTGTAAACTGGCATGTACCCATGCTTTGTTCGATTCTGAATAAAACTTTTCTCTGTTTTGCTATTTTTTGTgggcttcttcagttctttgattGAATAAGACACCAAGAACTGATCTGCCCCACGGTGGGCAGCCAGTCAGACTGTGCATGGCGCCTGGAGGAAACAACCTCGGGCTCTCTCCCACCTGGTCTCTTATACCTCACTCACCATTCGCTGGAAGGGGAGGCAGCTTGGTGTTGCGGGTGTGTGGAGCTGGGCCGGCCCACGAGCAGGAGGGATCCTTCAGTGActtgagtttctctctcttcagCTGCTCAAAGCGATGCATGGTGGTCATGTGTTTGCGCAGCTGCAGGCCACCAGTGGAGGGTGCAGCCAGGGCTGAGGTGTCAGCTCCTGGAGATGTGTCATCCAGTGCCGTCAGGTCTCCCAGGCTCCCAGGCCCTGTCCCCGGCATCTCCATGCCACTGTCGTTGTTGGGGGCACTACCCAGGGGAGAGGGCTCGCTGCTGCAGGACGACTGGGCCCCGGGGCTGGACTGACACAGCTGTAGGGACAAGGTGGAAGACACGGGCTCAGAGGGCATGAGAAGTCACCCAGTCCTGTAAACCATTCCACATTCGTACCGTGCTCAGCATGCTTGGGCAAGGACATGAGGAAGCAGGGAGCTACTTTAAAGAGGCACTTGCAACCCGTCCCTTGTATGCCCGTGTAAGACGATTAAGTCTAACTGTGGTCCTTTCCTTCAACTATGAGTCTGACCCAGACTGTCTTCCACGCAGCAGCCTGTGCAAGGATTTGTCGTATTGTAGGTAGAAGGTGACTAAGTTCATCCAGAGAGAAGGTATTCAACACGGCACTGCTGATGTGCTCACAGTGAAGGGAGGGACAACAGAACTCTGGTGACTTGGTGGCCAGCTACCTACTACTGCACAGGTGCTCAAGAAGCCAGAGTGCGGGGAGCGGGGAGCCCTGGGGTGTGGCCATTGCTTGCACGGCCACTCCAAACTGGCACGCTGGTTAGCTTTgcctatcaacttgacacaagctagattcaCCTGGGAAGAGATCCTTATTAAGGaatctgtgtgcatgtctatggggggctgtcttgattgttaactgaAGGTGGGAAGGCCCACTGCAGAGTGTGGGCGGCACTGGGCTGTGTGTGTCCTGGACTGTCTGAGAGTGAAGCTGAGCGAAGCAGCAGACAGCGACACATCTAGTCTCTGTGCTACGGACTGGGGATGGGATGTGCCTagctgcttgagctcctgccttgatttccctcccAAAATGGTGGGTAGGAATGTGGAACGATAACTCAAATCCTCACCTCACACTTGTCCTGCCATGCTTTTTCTTAGGGTCTTTGTCAGGGCAACAGAAGTGAAACTAGACTACTTGGCTCTCCTtctgggctggggtggggcaggCAGACAAAAGAGGAACACCACAGAACTCTACGACAGCCAGTGACAGCCAGTGCTGCCTGAGATCTGGGCTGGGAAGCAAATTCTGTAGGCAGTCGTTTGAGGCTCATCCCTGGGTCAGACCATTTCCCTTGTCCCTGACTGTTCCTTGGGAAGATGCAACAGTGCTACATGCTGAGCTTAGCGGAGCCGGTCCCAACAAGCAGGAAAGTCCAGTCTCCACCTTGGTGCCCTTCACAATTCTTTGCTCCCTCTAGTCTAGACACGCCCCTGCTCTCCCTTGATCTCCACACCTCACCCCTACCCTCCTTTGTTTCCCATGCCTGCCAGACTTCCTCTTGCTGCCTACTTCGACCTATTCCCACCGTGCCACCCGAGAACCGTCTCTCCAAAAACCAGTTCAACCTCTGCCCATCCAGGAGCACTGAACAGCACCCAGcccaccctctctccctggacgctcccactccccacccccccaccattCCTCTGCT
This region includes:
- the Gli2 gene encoding zinc finger protein GLI2 isoform X1, whose protein sequence is METSAPAPALEKKEAKSSLLEDSSFPDPGKKACPLVVAAAAAAVAAQGAPQQLLPPFHTPLPIDMRHQEGRYHYDPHSVHSVHGPPTLSGSPVISDISLIRLSPHPAGPGESPFSAHHPYVNPHMEHYLRSVHSSPTLSMISAARGLSPADVAHEHLKERGLFSLAAPGTNPSDYYHQMTLMASHPTPYGDLLMQSGGAASAPHLHDYLNPVDASRFSSPRVTPRLSRKRALSISPLSDASLDLQRMIRTSPNSLVAYINNSRSSSAASGSYGHLSAGALSPAFTFPHPINPMAYQQILSQQRGLGSAFGHTPPLIQPSPTFLAQQPMTLTSINTMPTQLSSSSNNCLNDANQNKQNSESAVSSTVNPITIHKRSKVKTEAEGLRPASPLGLTQEQLADLKEDLDRDDCKQEAEVVIYETNCHWADCTKEYDTQEQLVHHINNEHIHGEKKEFVCRWQACTREQKPFKAQYMLVVHMRRHTGEKPHKCTFEGCSKAYSRLENLKTHLRSHTGEKPYVCEHEGCNKAFSNASDRAKHQNRTHSNEKPYICKIPGCTKRYTDPSSLRKHVKTVHGPDAHVTKKQRNDVHVRAPLLKENGDNEASAEPGGRGPEESVEASSTSHTVEDCLHIKAIKTESSGLCQSSPGAQSSCSSEPSPLGSAPNNDSGMEMPGTGPGSLGDLTALDDTSPGADTSALAAPSTGGLQLRKHMTTMHRFEQLKREKLKSLKDPSCSWAGPAPHTRNTKLPPLPANGSVLENFNNSGGGGPAGLPPALPNQRLPELTEVTMLSQLQERRDSSTSTMSSAYTVSRRSSGISPYFSSRRSSEASPLGGIRPHNASSADSYDPISTDASRRSSEASQCSGGGPGLLNLTPAQQYNLRAKYAAATGGPPPTPLPGLDRVSLRTRLALLDAPERALPGACPHPLGPRRGSDGPTYSHGHGHGYVGAAPAFPHEGPNSSTRRASDPVRRPDPLILPRVQRFHSTHNMNPGSLPPCTDRRGLHVHPSIDSNLTRNAYSPRPPSINENVVMEAVAAGVDGTGLECDLGLVEDELVLPDDVVQYIKAHTSGTLDDGTRQVYPTEGTGFPENSKLPSPGLQGHRRLAAADSNVGPSAPGLGGCQLSYSPSSNLSKSNMPVQWNEVSSGTVDTLPTQVKPSPIPHSNLPVVQQKPVFGQYPGYSPQTLQSSSGGLDSTQPHLQPRGAPSASRGNYTQQPRQPAAGTQCLGMAAAMSPQASYSQAHPQLSPNIVSGSLNQFSPSCSNMAAKPSHLGLPQQMEVVPNATIVSGHPRELGISNSSLAAVSQPHPVLSYPQQDIYQQGSNLLSSRQPSFMESQQNTGFGLMQPRPPLEPNTASRHRGVRTGQQQLYARTAGQAMVPSANQETAEALPKGAAGTMVSLAPQPSQDTGRPQDQNTLYYYGQIHMYEQNGGCPAMQPQPPQPQACSDGIQPEPLPSPGVNQVSSTVDSQLLEPPQIDFDAIMDDGDHSSLFSGALSPTLLHNLSQNSSRLTTPRNSLTLPSIPAGISNMAVGDMSSMLTSLAEENKFLNMMT
- the Gli2 gene encoding zinc finger protein GLI2 isoform X2 gives rise to the protein MRHQEGRYHYDPHSVHSVHGPPTLSGSPVISDISLIRLSPHPAGPGESPFSAHHPYVNPHMEHYLRSVHSSPTLSMISAARGLSPADVAHEHLKERGLFSLAAPGTNPSDYYHQMTLMASHPTPYGDLLMQSGGAASAPHLHDYLNPVDASRFSSPRVTPRLSRKRALSISPLSDASLDLQRMIRTSPNSLVAYINNSRSSSAASGSYGHLSAGALSPAFTFPHPINPMAYQQILSQQRGLGSAFGHTPPLIQPSPTFLAQQPMTLTSINTMPTQLSSSSNNCLNDANQNKQNSESAVSSTVNPITIHKRSKVKTEAEGLRPASPLGLTQEQLADLKEDLDRDDCKQEAEVVIYETNCHWADCTKEYDTQEQLVHHINNEHIHGEKKEFVCRWQACTREQKPFKAQYMLVVHMRRHTGEKPHKCTFEGCSKAYSRLENLKTHLRSHTGEKPYVCEHEGCNKAFSNASDRAKHQNRTHSNEKPYICKIPGCTKRYTDPSSLRKHVKTVHGPDAHVTKKQRNDVHVRAPLLKENGDNEASAEPGGRGPEESVEASSTSHTVEDCLHIKAIKTESSGLCQSSPGAQSSCSSEPSPLGSAPNNDSGMEMPGTGPGSLGDLTALDDTSPGADTSALAAPSTGGLQLRKHMTTMHRFEQLKREKLKSLKDPSCSWAGPAPHTRNTKLPPLPANGSVLENFNNSGGGGPAGLPPALPNQRLPELTEVTMLSQLQERRDSSTSTMSSAYTVSRRSSGISPYFSSRRSSEASPLGGIRPHNASSADSYDPISTDASRRSSEASQCSGGGPGLLNLTPAQQYNLRAKYAAATGGPPPTPLPGLDRVSLRTRLALLDAPERALPGACPHPLGPRRGSDGPTYSHGHGHGYVGAAPAFPHEGPNSSTRRASDPVRRPDPLILPRVQRFHSTHNMNPGSLPPCTDRRGLHVHPSIDSNLTRNAYSPRPPSINENVVMEAVAAGVDGTGLECDLGLVEDELVLPDDVVQYIKAHTSGTLDDGTRQVYPTEGTGFPENSKLPSPGLQGHRRLAAADSNVGPSAPGLGGCQLSYSPSSNLSKSNMPVQWNEVSSGTVDTLPTQVKPSPIPHSNLPVVQQKPVFGQYPGYSPQTLQSSSGGLDSTQPHLQPRGAPSASRGNYTQQPRQPAAGTQCLGMAAAMSPQASYSQAHPQLSPNIVSGSLNQFSPSCSNMAAKPSHLGLPQQMEVVPNATIVSGHPRELGISNSSLAAVSQPHPVLSYPQQDIYQQGSNLLSSRQPSFMESQQNTGFGLMQPRPPLEPNTASRHRGVRTGQQQLYARTAGQAMVPSANQETAEALPKGAAGTMVSLAPQPSQDTGRPQDQNTLYYYGQIHMYEQNGGCPAMQPQPPQPQACSDGIQPEPLPSPGVNQVSSTVDSQLLEPPQIDFDAIMDDGDHSSLFSGALSPTLLHNLSQNSSRLTTPRNSLTLPSIPAGISNMAVGDMSSMLTSLAEENKFLNMMT